A window of Lepus europaeus isolate LE1 chromosome 11, mLepTim1.pri, whole genome shotgun sequence contains these coding sequences:
- the HOMEZ gene encoding homeobox and leucine zipper protein Homez: MVRGWEPPPGPDLAFSEGHTSESTMPPNKQASSLNSSPAGLICLPPISEELQLVWTQAAQTSELDSNEHLLQTFSYFPYPSLADIALLCLRYGLQMEKVKTWFMAQRLRCGISWSSEEIEETRARVVYHRDQLHFKSLLSFTHHAGRPPEEVPPSPMPHPEQVGLGIGPLTPSVPTQVKGLKVEPEESSQIPPLPLSHQKAKEPLPTPASGAFPHQSDFWQDLQSSSLCKEQAGRGPEQPRAVGTASWNHSTGVHQPHARDKPPPVSLLASSCKEESASRVTPPPSSTSSSSYQVLANGATATSKRLQPLGCVPQSLSPSEQALPPHLEAAWPQGLRHNSVPGRVGPMEYLSPDMQRQRKTKRKTKEQLAILKSFFLQCQWARREDYHKLEQITGLPRPEIIQWFGDTRYALKHGQLKWFRDNAVPGAPSFQDPANPTPPPSTRSLNEWAETPPLPIPPPPPDIRPLERYWAAHQQLRESDIPQLSQASRLSTQQVRDWFDSRLPEPAEVVVCLDEDEEEEEEEELPEDGEEEEEEEDDEDNDDDDDVIIQD; the protein is encoded by the exons ATGGTGCGAGGCTGGGAGCCGCCGCCCGGGCCGGACCTCG ctttctctgaagggcatACATCAGAAAGCACCATGCCTCCTAATAAGCAGGCCAGCAGTCTTAACAGCTCACCGGCGGGTCTCATCTGCCTCCCTCCGATCTCTGAGGAGCTACAGCTCGTATGGACCCAAGCAGCCCAGACCAGTGAGCTGGACAGCAATGAACACCTGCTGCAAACCTTCAGCTACTTTCCCTACCCCAGTCTGGCAGACATTGCCCTTCTCTGCCTACGTTATGGGCTGCAGATGGAGAAGGTCAAGACCTGGTTCATGGCCCAGCGCCTGCGCTGTGGCATTAGCTGGTCCtctgaagaaatagaagagactCGGGCCCGCGTGGTCTATCATCGGGACCAACTCCATTTCAaatcccttctctctttcactcatCACGCAGGGCGGCCCCCAGAGGAGGTGCCTCCTTCCCCAATGCCACACCCGGAACAAGTCGGTCTTGGAATAGGTCCTTTGACTCCCAGTGTGCCCACTCAGGTGAAAGGACTGAAGGTCGAGCCTGAGGAGTCCTCTCAGATACCACCATTGCCACTAAGTCACCAGAAAGCAAAGGAGCCCTTGCCGACACCTGCCAGTGGAGCATTCCCACATCAATCTGATTTTTGGCAGGATCTTCAAAGCAGTAGCCTCTGTAAGGAGCAGGCAGGTAGGGGTCCTGAGCAGCCACGTGCTGTGGGTACTGCTTCCTGGAACCACTCCACAGGTGTCCACCAGCCACATGCTAGAGATAAGCCCCCACCGGTCTCATTACTCGCCAGTAGTTGTAAGGAGGAGTCAGCATCTAGGGtgactcctcctccttcctctaccTCTTCTTCCTCTTACCAGGTACTGGCTAATGGAGCCACTGCCACCTCTAAACGCTTGCAGCCACTGGGCTGTGTCCCACAGTCACTGTCGCCCAGTGAACAGGCACTACCCCCACATCTGGAGGCAGCCTGGCCCCAAGGGCTAAGGCATAACTCAGTACCAGGTAGGGTTGGCCCCATGGAGTATCTCTCCCCAGATATGCAACGCCAGCGAAAGACTAAACGCAAAACCAAAGAGCAGCTGGCTATcctcaaatccttttttttacaGTGCCAATGGGCACGACGTGAGGATTACCATAAATTAGAACAGATCACTGGTTTACCTCGTCCTGAGATCATTCAGTGGTTTGGTGACACACGCTATGCCCTGAAGCATGGGCAACTAAAATGGTTTCGGGACAATGCAGTACCTGGTGCCCCTAGTTTCCAAGACCCGGCCAATCCTACACCACCACCATCGACCCGCTCTTTGAATGAATGGGCTGAGACACCACCTCTGccgatccccccacccccaccggatATCCGACCCCTGGAGAGATACTGGGCAGCCCACCAACAGCTGCGGGAAAGTGATATCCCTCAACTGAGTCAGGCATCAAGGCTTAGCACCCAGCAGGTTCGGGACTGGTTTGACTCTCGATTACCTGAGCCAGCTGAGGTTGTAGTTTGTCTAGATGAAGacgaagaggaagaggaggaagaagaattgcCAGAagatggggaggaagaggaggaggaggaagatgacgaGGACAACGATGACGATGATGATGTGATCATACAGGactga